The Populus alba chromosome 6, ASM523922v2, whole genome shotgun sequence genomic interval CGCTGCAGAAGAGAGAGTGGGAGTTTCAAGTGATTtttgaaacaaatcaaaactttCAGCCAGAGGGACCAAATCATGAAATGAAGGCAGAGATGTAAGAGCCATCTGTATGGAGGAGAAGGAAGCAAACTCAGTGCCAAGAGCACGGAGAAACCAATGAGATTTATCAACTTCATCAACTGGTCGTCCGATTGCCACTAATTGATCACAAAGGCCTTTGAATGCACGGGCAAAGTCAGCAATGGAGCGGTTTCCTTTCTTCATGAGTTGAAGTTCATCCTTTAGGCGAATCTCTCGAGTTTTAGATCTATGGCTGAACACACGTTCAAGAGCAAGCCAGACATCCCGAGAGGTTGCAAGACCAACAGCAGCTGCCATGGCTTCTTCTGTGAGAGATGACAACAATAGGCTTAAGATCCGTTGGTCCTTGAGTTTCCATTCAAGGAATTCAGGGTTGACAGTAAAGGTACCGTCTGTGGTGGTGATTCTTTCAGATGGTTGCTGAAGAGAACCATCAATGAAACCAATGCAACCTTGGCATTGAAGGAGAGGAATGAGCTGGCTTTTCCAGAGCAAAAAATTTGTGGCTGAGAGCTTAATGGTGATCATGTGAACCATGGTATTGAAAGAGAGAGGCTCTGCCATGAGGAAGAAGGGAGGAAGGaatttttttgcttgttttggaATTTAACCTAGaagagctctgataccatgtgaAGGTTTTGAGAAACCACCTTACTTATGAGGTGGAGATacgttttatttatatagagcATGTATACATGTGTAGCTGGACTACTAAGAAGGAAAGAATCATAACATAAATACAATATATTACATTCCTATAATTATGAGCTAAGAATCAGGAGGGGATTCTGGAGTATCCTCAACACCCTAGCCTGTGGCTACATCTGCAGAGGTTGAAGGGTAACTAGAGATTGATCCTAGCATCCAAGTTCTCTTGACTTGTAAAGTTATTTTGAGTGCTTTAATCATCaatgagggggggggggggttaagGCTGCTAAATGTGTCAGTGGTCCCTCAACTATTGCTCAATTTCAAAATCTATTAGTGCAATTACaattttctttgagattttaatGCAGTGCTTTGATCCCAACTTTCCAACAACTTTTTTCTGATGTAGCCAAACAACTACTagcatgtatatatttttttaatttcactttttcaatgatattttttttaaaaaaatgttagcaAGCAGAAACATAAATTGGATAAAAAGACCGCGCACTACACTTTTGAAGTTGAAATAATACATTAGAAAATTTGATGGTTGAGGAATCCTTCTGAAATCATGGAATAATTAAGTGACTGTTGATACAGTTAAACACtccttcaaaataaataaatcaatgtgGAGATCTTACCAGTGCAACAACGAAACGAGCAACTACATTTGAAGACTTGATTACAGATGATTGCATCCAAGTTTTTCTAACTGCCATGCGTTCTGCAAAGTGATTTGTAGCTGATAGGATCCCAATAAAAAGTTGAAGGGGACTCTTTGGTAAAGGATGAGCTTTCCACTTCTCTGACATTTCCAATACTCGCTGAGGAGAGAAGCTTGGATGAGAGCTGGGCAGAGAAGTTGCAAAAACTGAATGAACATCTACGTCTCCTTTGATTGCTAATCCTGTTGCATCTTCGAGGGTAAATCCCTAAAGGCAAAGAAAAAATTTTAGGAAAGtattttgagtttaattttaatagaaaagaATTGATCCTCTCTTTGAATATGTActtaaacaaaacataataccACTGTAACAAACATGACTGTTAAGAACAGGAACCTCAAAAATCTACAGATAGACCATAACAAAGAAATCCAGTGGAAAGAAAAGGGAATCAAGAAAAGGAATCACAGACTTAAAATGATGGCAAACAGTGATAAGCTTAGTTCCTGGAAATATTCATAGAAAAAATGCAAATCTCACAAACAATTTGAAAGCACTGTTTTTCCATAGTGAGTGGATGGAACCACTAGAAAGACCATTGAGCATCAGACATGCAAATATATGTCCCAAATCCAGAAGGCCAAGGTTCACCATTTGAGTTAGAGAATCAGGAAAAAACTGTCAAAGGGAATAACAATCactttttttctcatctatatCAACATACCGGACGATATGGAAATGAGGTCACATGCCGCCCCCCAACAGTAATATTGTATCCATCAACACCAGCACGCAAGGTCAGGATAAACAATCCGCCCTCCACAAAAGGAAATGGCCATGTCACTTCAGGTTTCTGTTCACGCCCTATAAATCTCTTGAACCATGAGGCTGTCTTGGACTCTTTTGAATCTACATTATCATCACGCATCCATTTCTCACACCTCACATGTTCATCAACTGTCAAACATATGCATTagaaaaactttcaatttaattatttaaaatagagTGACATAAGCAGTTTTAGCTTTTGTCCCTATTTCTAAttgaattgtataaaaaaataataaaagcaacAATATCTCTCTCACCTCACACAACAGCTGGTGTGAAGAAAAGTGTCTAGAGAATATCCAAAACTTTTAAACATCAATTCCTGGGACTTGAGCCTCATTCAAATACCTCAAGTCATTTCTTGAATTCTTCAATATATGCTTATATGCGAAGCCATGTTTCGTTGGCCCCAACCCGTCACAAGGTGAATTTAAATCCAACTTGGGAAAATTCTTTACATCTACTTAATTTCCAGCATATAATGGGGAATGCTATTTGTGGTTTTGGCAcccatgaaaagaagaaaataaattatttctttaatacaTGTATACACTAAATAATTATCTTTCCAAGTTGCATTTGACTTAACGTACATAAGCAAACAAGGAAAACAAGTTAATTAACACAATTAAGAAAACAAGTTAAATCTTACCCAGCATATCCTCATCTTTCTTTTGCTGGGCTgataaattatcatttaaagttactaaaaagaaattaataagtaaaaaacaacagttttttatttattattataaatatcccAAGTTTAACCGTAATATATACAACGTGTAAAATAgatctttcaacattttattaaaatattttaatatcagtatataaaaataatttaaaatattacaaaaattaatttaaaataaaaaaataagaatccgACCTAGCTTCCATGGTAAATTGGATGACTAAACCTAGTTCTAGATTTTGAAAATTCCATGATTTATCCATTAAAGACTCTCGGTTTTCTTCTGTTTTGGGTGATGTTTTCTTCTGTCATACCCTTCAAGAAGCAAATTTCATGGTCGATTCCCTTGCAAAACCAGGGGTGAATAGAATGGGGGAGTTTATGGCCTGGAAAACAGTTACCGATAATAGAGACAGGTTTTCCCATGCTGGATTTAATTTTCATAGCACtgtgatttaatttcttttttttttccctttgatttCCAATTATGAACTATGCCTAAAAGGCAAGTCGGGTTTGAAATAGGCTACCTCGTTTTTTTGTGCTTAAAttagtgaaaaacattttaaataatcaGTTGATACAGAATttggttaatttataattttaaaaataaaaaagttaatatatatatatatatatatatatatatatatatatatatatatcatgctGTTCAAATATATATGACTAgtgatatatatagttgtttaataaattttgttttgttttgaaggaCAATTAAGTTATTTAAGTActgtaaagaataaaataaccaattttatttctgatctatttaataatgattaattaatgtatcataaaaaaactatattaccttaaaaaaattatttgatttcattACACCGTCATTGCTATATCGAATATATAGATAAACCATGCCTTTTAGTGTTCCTTACTAGATTTAATACCCGCGCTTCACAGCAGGTAATCTTTGGAGACGTGGAAATTCATAAGAGTAAAAGTGATTTTTGCTAGATATGACCTCCTCTAGGGTCTGAGTAATTGGACTGAGTCAACTCAAGTcagttttttattgttcacaACAAAgctttttcaagtttatttcataaatcagtcatgaatttaaacaactctaaaaaataattaggttttttaaccaacatttaatgaattttaagGATAAACATGCGCACTATTTAAagctgaattaatttttttatatataaatttatatataaagcaatatatatatatatataccattaAGTAAATGGTGAccgaataaaaagaaagattataaaaagtaactaagaaagaggagaaaaaacaaaagaccaaACTAATTAGTCCTGTTAAAGATACATTAAAAAGATCATGAGATCTGTGTAACTAAAATCTTTAACCAAAAAGTCAGATGCTGAAAGGTAGAAATGACTTAAATTAGGTGGCACAAACAATCACTCCCGTAATCCTAAGAAGATTATTATTTCACCACCTTACCACCTGGTGGAACCGCTTCGATCTTTCTGTaagcaacaccattttgttggCAACTTTGATGGCAACTGGGGTGGGTATGATCAACTTTGCGTCTTCAGTAGTACTGTATATCGCACACCATTTTGTTCCAAAGCATTCAAATTAAGCACAattcttctccttcatctctCGCTCGGCTTTCGTCTAAGCTTATTGCCCTTTTATGCTTCCATCTCTGCTTGTTCAGCTGCTTTAATGGTAACTTTGCACCTAGCCTTCTCCAACTCTGTATTGGCAAGAGCTGCCTCTCCTGCGAGCTTGGCTACCTTAAATTTATGAACCTCGTCAATTTTCTATAGATTGAGTTCAGTAGAGCCTGGATCAAGAACATTCAGCATCCAAATATTTgaaccaatttaaaaaacatgtttttgttaatgGTTCATTAAGTTATGGTGTCTCGtatcattttcattataatctatCAATTAAGTTCCTTCCTGACATTCAACAGCCAACTGAGTCCATGTTCACATGCAGGCTTGAGTTCAATGACAactaatttctttcaaatttttggtgcaattgatgatgaaataaaatacttttttgaagATTTCAGGCAAACAATGACCAAGGagtttgaaataataaatattggtgTAATGTCCTACTATTTAGAGATTGacatcaaataagaaaaatatagaatCTTTGTGAATCAAGAGAAGTTTTCAAGGGAGGTTATCAAGAAGTTCAAGATGAAGAATTGTGCAAAAATGAATACTTTAGCTGAGTTTGGAATATAGatgttaaagaataatgaaGGGGAGACAATAAagtctacaatatttaaaagccTAGTTGGGAGTTTGAGATATTTAACATGTACccgtccaaatattttttttgtagtaaGACTTATAAGTAGGTTTATAGAGACACTTATTATGATACACTTCAAAGTTTTGAAGCAAACTCTTCGGTATATCAAAggtattgttaattttagcttATTCTATGGTTATTCTAATAGCTTTAAACTTGTGGGTTATATTGATAGCAATTCAGCTGGAGATATGGATGATAGAAAGAACACTACAAGTTTTGTTTTCTACAATGGGAGTTATAGCATTCACACAAAGTTTAAAGAAGCAATCTGTAGTCACTTTGTCAACATGTGAAACTGGAGATATAGCTACTATATCATGTGTTTGTCATTCTATATGACTAAGGAGATTATTGAAGGAATTGCGAATGTCACAAAAGAAACCTATTGAAATTTATGTGGATAACTCATCAGGCATTACATCAGTAAGGAATCTAATATTTCATGATAGAAAGAAGCATATTGATATAAGATTTCATTATCTAAAATATTGCATTGCAAATAAAGAAGTTAAAGTCAAGTATATGAAGACTTAAAACCAAATCACGaatattttcataatactactcgaatatgatattttttccaaaatgagAGACATATTGGGAgttataagaaaatcaaatttaaaaggagATGTTAAAAGTAAActagattttagtttttctaaagAATAGAGGAGCTGGTTGActaattgaattaaatgaatTGGTCAAATGGTTAAGTCGGCATAATGCTTTTCTTAttcatataagtttttttccattgtaaatttaattttttttataatctaggACTTTATGCCTATATATGaggtattattaattaatatagagagtgaaataaaaaagaaaaacacttcaataaaattaaccttccttttatttttattcttcttctttagtTTTGTTCTTGACTTTTTAATATTGCATTGCTTAGGTGATCTTATACCACACTTGTTTTATTTCCAACATAATACGCCCAAGTAGCTAACTTAAACAAAGAAACCTAACCAACATGTCAAAAGGAAGAATGGAAGCCGTTAAAGATCtaataaactgaaaaaagaaaaaggaaaaagcaaactcatcaatctttcataaaaaaaataacaaaccacAAAGACATAGATAAAACAAGaccaaagagaaaaatattggaGCAACGAAACAGAAATCATGAGGAagcaagcaagaaaagaaaagaaaagaaaagaagaaaaactgaaTAAGGAAAGctgcaacacacacacacactctctaaATCAAGCAAGAAAAACTACAGCTACCAAACCTGAAAAAGTAAAGGACAAATGATGAACATCAAAGCTAGcatgaagaagaagcagagtcaTGTACTATCACAGCTTATAAAATGACAACACACTCATTGACAATAATACGAAAGAGGTCTAGTtcttggaaaaaacaaaaacctcgtGGCAAAACcatcatggaaaataaattattaatactcTTAGTTAAAGttaaactataactaaaaaagCTCAATTTTAGTGCAGTACAGTAAAAGctgagctgtttttttttttttttagtttttttttctttgtttttttttaattgagatgtctttttttttcattttttttaaacttttaactttttgctttttgcttttttttaagtgtttttttcttcattttttctttgtttttttttaatggatatttttacattttgttttgttaatgttaaattttttttgtatctcaaacttttataacatgcattccgggtttaacgggttaacctagattttttttttctattttatctttttaattattttttttgtttaatttattttgttaaattaattatgggttaacctggtttcataggttaaccaaattaattatgagttaacccgtcaattttgttttttctatgcagttattaaactttcatgacgcgaatcccaggtttgacgggttaacccaattaattcaattttattttttttttactttttgcttttctttttcttcattttttctttgttttttttaatggatattttttttaaattttttttgttaatgttaaattttttttctatctcaaacttttataacatgcattccaggtttaacgggttaattcagatttatttttctggttttttttttaattaattttttcattttcacagCAAAACACTGATTCcttagatggtttttttttttttttaatttttaagttgtcttagtttttttagctttttttttcttttttttttttatgttttttgggattttttttttgcttcttcctttgttttttttttaacaatttttttttgtttaatttagtttattaatgttttaatttttttatttagtggtcagactttcataacacgtTTACCggatttaatgggttaacttggtttgacaagttaaaatataattttttttttgctttttattctttttattaatttttttcttctagtttagtttgttaatgttaaatttctttatatttagttattagactttcatgacacatttCCCGAGTTTcacgagttaacctgatttcatgggtgaacccagttaattccaggttgacccgtcaatttttattattattattttcataaatttttttgtttaacttagtttgttaaagttaatttttttttatttagttatcagactttcatgacacagatcttGGGTTTAAAGGCTTagcatggtttgacgagttaacccggatttgtttttgtttagtttagtttgttaatgttcactttttttttttatttagttaccagacattcatgacacggatcccgggtttaatgggttaacttggtttgacgagttaacctgaaaatttttttgttttttttttttgttttttaattatttttttcatttagtttagtttgttaatgttaaatttctttctatttagtatttttttttcttcttagaggttttttttctttttaattaattttattaattaatttagtttattaatattaaaatttttttctaagtagttttcagctgatgccttttttttttttttttatgcctttgactgtggactgcacagtgcagtccacagtgaaaaggctgatgctttttttttttttaattaattttttctgtttaatttaaattgttaatgttaaattgttttctatttagttatcaaactttcattacatggATTCcgaatttgacaggttaacctggtttgacgagttagcccagttaattatgggttaacccattaatttattattattatttattttaattatcaaactttcatgatgcgaattcaaggtatgacgggttaacctggtttgaagggttaacccaattaattcatatttttttttcattagtttttttttcttcctgttggtttttttttaactaatctatttaattatcatacttttatgacacgaccttgcaattagacccacgtccaatgctattggatctGATATTGTAGTCtagacacttttatgctaagggttaacccaagtttaatgttattattattattataaacattactcttGAATCAGGCGATGCAACCAAAACTGAGACTCTTGgatataactttacaaaaaaacctaatacttgttgtaacccatttttgggtccccgcaaaaaataaaataaatagccaaagaaggttagaaaaataacaggaggcagaagcgctcgaaaaatggtcagaaaattggtcaaggagtataaagatacaaagattggatttttgacaatatattcttgaaggatgagaaccctattgagaaggaaattttgaattttgaggagagaagcccaaatttggatgtttatgggtttaattgattttttaattggattttataggggatttgattgaaagaaaaattgatttttaagtcaatttgggctttaaattgaagaaatttaagttctggggccaaattataatttttaggatgttattaagtcaaatcaggggcttgattgcataaatattgaagtttaatggccaattaggggtttaattgtgaaaatccgaaaccagggactaatttggaaaaggcgcaaagataggggggctgtttggaattgattgaggggcctaattgaagaaattggaagtttattgataaattgagggctaaattgcataatttagaggccaaggaccaaagtggaaaaggcggccaacttggcggacaagaccgaaattggcagggacacaattgaaaggaacaaaaataattgggggactgatgtgaacgttggcgcatttctggcgccacatttaaatgaaacggcgcgttttctccaaaacgacgccgtttcatgcgtttttttttttttttaaaaaaaaagaccaaacggtgccgttttgaatggcactgtttctcttcttcttccccctcgcaggcgtagcagaggagaggaaaaccggggtttttgtccccgcctctctcctcacgtgccatggcccgacaCTCCACACCTTGGGACCCCCGAAACCGAAGccactggccgaccacccgccgcgccaccgaacccgagagaagcaccttggcagcggcgcctgccgaccgaccgaccagcacgcctcgttcccccatgcatgccccgatatgcctataaatagagaagaagcagagtgaGAAAGGAGAGGAGGAACGAAAAAGAGGGACCcgaaagaaagacaaaaaaccgagacagtgagagagagagagaccgaaagagagagaaaccacaaAACTTACGAAACAGTGACCGAAAACCCATGGTTTGAAAAGCTTGGGGTAGTTGAAACCGAGAGGGGACATCCAGAAGTTGAAGCAGAAGCGAGCGAACCGAAGGTGTGGTCTCGGTCCACTTGGAAACCACTGTGAGCTAAGCCGCTGCCACCGCCGCCACCGCAGCCCCCGCCAGCAAGCCGCCGTCTCCGCTGCGCCAGGTACGCCATTCTGACCCCCCTGCATTTTCTGTTGAAGGCTGGCATaggttggcctcctgcatgcagaatcgttctgcatgcaggaggcatacgggggggaaaataattccctcccccgttcatttctttttcttctgttGGGCTAGACAGGGTCTGGCCCAGTGATAGgcgggtctgggccggtccggcccagaTCAAGACAAGATGTTGTTGGGCCGAGTCTGGCCCAACatttttggggctggagtccggcccagttagttgggccggcccagcccacttgatattaatattatattatattattatattatgcatgtggatgtatatatatatatatatatatatttaaaaaaaaataataaaaaaataaaaaaaatttctgaaaagtaaaaaaaatatattgttgttttttatatacattgatttgcattttttttttatactatgggaATATAATTTCAGTGTTTAAAGACACccgttttcgtcaaaaaaaaatgttttcttgcgtgttgcatacggccaatactctaacatgattttgaattttcttttttata includes:
- the LOC118058485 gene encoding hydroxyproline O-galactosyltransferase GALT2 → MAYLAQRRRRLAGGGCGGGGGSGLAHSGFQVDRDHTFGSLASASTSGCPLSVSTTPSFSNHGFSVTVSTTEDAKLIIPTPVAIKVANKMVLLTERSKRFHQVQKKDEDMLVDEHVRCEKWMRDDNVDSKESKTASWFKRFIGREQKPEVTWPFPFVEGGLFILTLRAGVDGYNITVGGRHVTSFPYRPGFTLEDATGLAIKGDVDVHSVFATSLPSSHPSFSPQRVLEMSEKWKAHPLPKSPLQLFIGILSATNHFAERMAVRKTWMQSSVIKSSNVVARFVVALNPRKEVNAVLKREAAYFGDIVILPFMDRYELVVLKTIAICEFGVQNVSAAYIMKCDDDTFVRVDTVLKEIDRTPPNKSLYMGNLNLLHRPLRNGKWAVTFEVCKFNAFVGILI